The following coding sequences are from one Camelus dromedarius isolate mCamDro1 chromosome 30, mCamDro1.pat, whole genome shotgun sequence window:
- the HEY1 gene encoding hairy/enhancer-of-split related with YRPW motif protein 1 isoform X2 encodes MTLEERNLLRLTRENSTEGYFDAHALAMDYRSLGFRECLAEVARYLSIIEGLDASDPLRVRLVSHLNNYASQREAASGAHAGLGHIPWGSAFGHHPHVAHPLLLPQNSHGNTGTTASPTEPHHQGRLATAHPEAPALRAPPSGGLGPVLPVVSSASKLSPPLLSSVASLSAFPFSFGSFHLLSPNALSPSAPTQAANLGKPYRPWGTEIGAF; translated from the exons ATGACTCTTGAGGAAAGAAATCTCTTGCGGTTAACTAGAGAAAACTCAACAGAAG GCTATTTTGACGCGCACGCCCTCGCTATGGACTATCGGAGTTTGGGGTTTCGGGAATGCCTGGCAGAAGTCGCCCGTTACCTGAGCATCATCGAAGGACTAGATGCCTCTGACCCGCTTCGGGTTCGACTGGTCTCGCATCTGAACAACTACGCCTCCCAGCGGGAAGCGGCGAGCGGTGCCCACGCAGGCCTTGGACACATTCCCTGGGGCAGCGCCTTCGGACATCACCCGCACGTCGCGCACCCCCTGTTGCTGCCCCAGAACAGCCACGGGAACACTGGCACCACGGCCTCGCCCACGGAACCCCACCACCAGGGCAGGTTGGCCACGGCACATCCGGAGGCGCCCGCTTTGCGCGCGCCCCCTAGCGGCGGCCTTGGACCGGTGCTCCCCGTGGTCTCCTCCGCCTCCAAACTCTCGCCGCCCCTGCTCTCCTCCGTGGCCTCCCTGTCggcctttcccttctcttttggCTCCTTCCACTTACTCTCTCCCAATGCACTGAGCCCTTCGGCACCCACGCAGGCAGCAAACCTTGGCAAACCCTATAGACCTTGGGGGACGGAGATTGGAGCTTTTTAA
- the HEY1 gene encoding hairy/enhancer-of-split related with YRPW motif protein 1 isoform X1 translates to MKRAHPEYSSSDSELDETIEVEKESADENGNLSSALGSMSPTTSSQILARKRRRGIIEKRRRDRINNSLSELRRLVPSAFEKQGSAKLEKAEILQMTVDHLKMLHTAGGKGYFDAHALAMDYRSLGFRECLAEVARYLSIIEGLDASDPLRVRLVSHLNNYASQREAASGAHAGLGHIPWGSAFGHHPHVAHPLLLPQNSHGNTGTTASPTEPHHQGRLATAHPEAPALRAPPSGGLGPVLPVVSSASKLSPPLLSSVASLSAFPFSFGSFHLLSPNALSPSAPTQAANLGKPYRPWGTEIGAF, encoded by the exons ATGAAGCGAGCCCACCCCGAGTACAGCTCCTCGGATAGCGAGCTGGACGAGACCATCGAGGTGGAAAAGGAGAGTGCGGATGAGAATGG GAACTTGAGTTCGGCTCTAGGTTCCATGTCCCCAACTACATCTTCACAGATCTTGGCCAGGAAAAGACGGAGAGGA ATCATTGAGAAGCGCCGACGAGACCGGATCAATAACAGTTTGTCTGAGCTGAGAAGGCTGGTACCCAGTGCTTTTGAGAAGCAG GGATCTGCCAAGCTAGAAAAAGCCGAGATCCTGCAGATGACAGTGGATCACCTGAAAATGCTGCACACCGCGGGGGGGAAAG GCTATTTTGACGCGCACGCCCTCGCTATGGACTATCGGAGTTTGGGGTTTCGGGAATGCCTGGCAGAAGTCGCCCGTTACCTGAGCATCATCGAAGGACTAGATGCCTCTGACCCGCTTCGGGTTCGACTGGTCTCGCATCTGAACAACTACGCCTCCCAGCGGGAAGCGGCGAGCGGTGCCCACGCAGGCCTTGGACACATTCCCTGGGGCAGCGCCTTCGGACATCACCCGCACGTCGCGCACCCCCTGTTGCTGCCCCAGAACAGCCACGGGAACACTGGCACCACGGCCTCGCCCACGGAACCCCACCACCAGGGCAGGTTGGCCACGGCACATCCGGAGGCGCCCGCTTTGCGCGCGCCCCCTAGCGGCGGCCTTGGACCGGTGCTCCCCGTGGTCTCCTCCGCCTCCAAACTCTCGCCGCCCCTGCTCTCCTCCGTGGCCTCCCTGTCggcctttcccttctcttttggCTCCTTCCACTTACTCTCTCCCAATGCACTGAGCCCTTCGGCACCCACGCAGGCAGCAAACCTTGGCAAACCCTATAGACCTTGGGGGACGGAGATTGGAGCTTTTTAA